The DNA segment atttatttgaataatcGAGcgattatttaaataattaaaaaatcgAATTTCCTCAAGCAAAGGTCCGAaacatcataatgtctaacATGCGTTATGATTCAGTGCCATATATTTTGAAGTAGCCTGGTAGTTGTGTCAATGTCTGCATGAagtcaaaaactaaaataaacaaagttCAATTCAATAGCAtttcaaatatgtttattaaaaatgttcacacTGAACTGGAGGAAACTCTATATCCTATATCACTTGTATACAGAACTTGAGAACAAATTTGTTTGTAAGAAGAGTTCTTGCACATACTTGTTACATGCTCTAACTTATGTTACGGTTACTGCTTTGACACTAAGTGTTAAGATGTGAGACTAATCTTTCAACAGGTCAAAGATCACATTATGACTCTGAAGCACCAGTACCTGTAGAGCTCAAAAGCTCTAGTGAAGGGCAGCTGCAAATTAAGGGGAAGGAAAACACTCATCAGGGTGAAGAAGTCATGAAAGAGAGAGACCACAAGGCTTCAGTTGGAAATGAAGAGCAGCTTGTGTCAGAAGAATCAAAGACTGTGTTGAAGCTGTCTTTTAGTGAGGATCAGAGTTTCTCCAAAACATGTTTCAGTGACGATCCAAAAGTGTCATGTGATGAAGACAGGCTACTAGAATCAACTTGTCCCCACGAGTCAAACAATGAGAAAACCGGTGAGGTTTCCAAAGCAACTGAACAGAGCAGGAAAGAGAGTTTTTCATTggaagaagatgaaaagatgGATGATGATTCTTTATATAATGACGAGTACATTGAGCCCTCAACAGACGAGGAGTGTCGGTCGTGGAGATATCCTCAGTACAAGGTATGCAAAGAGGAAGAGTCTGTCATgtctgaagagctgcaggaagATGTGTGTGctgaggagaagctggaatTATCTGGAttggaagaggagaaaggaggcaGTGTTGCAGATCACAGTGATCCCTCTGAAGTCCAGGACAGTGACTGTTATTTGGTTGATGTCTCTTTTGAGATGGCCAGTTCCTCTGAATTGCAGGAAGATGATGAATCTACACCAGAAGAGGACTCTGTGGCAGACCAGTGTTCTTTAAACagagaacatgtgaacatgGAGTCCGATGAAGAATGTAAGGAGGGAGCAGCCAGTGGATATACTGGTATTTCTACCACAATACAAGAccagaaagacacagaggagtGTACTCAAGAGGATGATTTATGTCAACAGTCAGAAGACATCCTAACAATCGATATAAAGGAAGAACATATGGATCTAGAGTCAGGCCTAAATAGCAGAGGGGAACAAATAACATCATCTCCTTTTGCAGATGTAGCTCAGAAAGAAATACAGACAGTGTATACAGAATTTCAGAGAACCACTGAAGATGCAGCACAGTCAAAAACAAAGGCCAATGTCCAACCTGTAGACGTTGCTGCAGATGATCCAGCAAGTTTAACAGAGGTCCAGGTGTCAGAATACAGtctgaaagaggaaaaggatCCAGAAATAGAAGATGAAAGACAGGGTGTTCTAGATGGGCCAGCAGAAACTCACAAggcagtgggaggagagagCTTAAAGAAAGTCACATTTATCCTGGAGCCTGAGCTAATCAATGACTCAGCACTGTCTGAGGCCAGGACCTCTGAGGAGTCCAGAGCAGAGACGAGCATGTCAGGTAAGACCAgtaaggatgtgtgtgtgagcactggGCTGCCTGAAGACAGAGGTGGAGCACGTTGGTGACGTTGTTGGTGAAACAGGTCCTTCACCACTAATAAACTGCACACACTGGGAAGgggatgtttgtgtgaataaCATGTGGTTTTGCAAAACTATTATTTGAGACTAAGTATGTTGAAAAGTGCTTcgagacagacaaacaggtgCTCATGAAGGTATAAAGGGCAAATGAGACATGTATGTTGCCATCTATTGTaggttttttatatataatgacTGGTTTTCTGGAAAGTCACCAGCCCATCTACCTTTTGCAGGAAGTGTAATCCTTATTTGCCTCTAAAAGggatttgctttatttttgtaatgttttgtttcttagATGCTGAGCTGAGCTCTCATGATGAGACCAACACCAATGAAATTATCGATCGGATGTTCGATGAGGTGCTGGAATATGCtggaaggatggaggaagagagggggaatgATGAAGATCCTGAGTACGGTGATAGTGGCATTGGTGTTTGCTCTGGAGACAAAGATAAAATGGACACAGAGTCTAAGAAGGAGAAAAgtaaagaggagggagaggccAAAGAAGAGTGTGATGAGAGCAAGGAGCTTGAAGGCAATGGAGATGAGTTGCTCACTTTCCCTCCCAGTGgcatcctctctcctctcagcaaGTCAGTGGAGGCTTGGGTTACCCCTCTGGTAAGAAGACTTTTTACTGCTGAGATGTTCATTCACAAGTACCATTTAAGGACATTTTCTGGCTTAAGTAATGTTGGGAAAGTTAATAGATTCAGAAGCAGAAAAAGTATagtttattaatgtttaatattcCACCAACAGCGGCTGGCAACAAGCCTGGAATCCaatcctccctctctgctcctgacTCCAGAGGAGACCCTCTCCCCTGCAGTTGACTCTGTTCCTCTGTACAGGTACAGGTCAAAGCATCCACTCTATTTGGAATAAACCAGAGACTATCTCAGTCTTGAATCATTAGTGATTAGGGTTTATTATCGTTTAGGCTTTTTCTGGTGCTGGTGCTAAATCAATTGTTTTAACACTGTTCTGATGCCTAAACTGTGCCAGAACCAATACTTTTTCCTTAAAAGAGCTCATAACAACAGATGATGATATCAACAGATTTTTTATAAGTGTTAACAGTTTAAAGTATACTTAacttaaatatagaaatattttgtaaaatctcACAAAATTACTTAATAAATATGACCTAACCAACTAAAATAACCCTTTATGATAATTTTTGTTCTTAATACAGAAAAAATTCTACAGCTCCAAACTTGGGGGTCATACAAACAGTCAAATACAGAGCATCCCTCTGATTTCCTCTGATATTAATGAAGGACCTCTGACCAGGTCCTTCATTAAGTGTGCCATGTTCCTCACTTAATACAGAATTGTTGtcaaacatttgctgcacaTCCCAGTGTCCCAAAATATGTGTTGCGATTCGGTCAGATACGCACCGACTGTGTAGGAAACGGTGCCTGATTGGCACCAGATTTGTTAACTAATCCttacagtgttgtgttttgtcagaTATCACTCATGTGACACATCTCATTCAATTcgattcaattttatttgtatagcgccaaatcataatgtACTTTATCTCAAGGcgcttaaaggggacatagcatgcccattttaccacaagttgatatggttccttggggtcttaatgaaatgtctgtaacatactttggtcaaaataccacaaggatcatataaaacagcaccctttttaccctgtctaaaacagccctccacagagtgacctgttttgagtgcctgttcctttaaatgctaatgagccagctcccctctccccccatgattttaaacgatataaattacatattttatatgatataaattatcaaatatgcatcccatactttgtattccccttctgttgtcctggagttttaattttcccaatcacataattaaatgtccccctctgcccatccactacaagcacacaagcagacagacagagagagaaagagagggtgggggctatgaagaccatcatttaccccgaaccccgacattcaacgggtacaacaacaagcggagaaagcagaatcgcgggctgaccttatatatacagtctatggggctgaccagcggagaaatgctcgtccgtgaacagccaggcggctgcgtgctggagaagcGCGCTGCGCTGCCCGCCGTCGTGTAACCCGCGGAGAGTGGCGTGAACAGCCAGCGGTGCGAggcggcgctgcgctgcctcgctgcgtcggtgtaaacccggcgtgacGGGGGACGGCGACGGCGACGGCgggggatgagggggggggggccaaggccatgtagggagacttccagtgtattgttacgacacaatacacaggaagttcattcgagtcactcaagcatgacgtttctgacttagaggaaccataacaaaacgcgcgagtgtttttttcccagagtttttgggttggtagacatgccagatacccacattaacgtgtagaagcactaacaaagtggaatttgcatgctatgtcccctttaacatcgaaggtcaagaccttaaaaatctAAGAAATAACATCCCCAGTGAATTTGTTTTCCAAGTACGATCAGATACACCTGTACTATCTATCACTAATAATCCAAAATACGAGTGTATATATATTGTCCTGTAACATGCTCAACTGTAATCTGATTGTTGTTTCTATGATTGACAGTATTGATGCCTACCGTACACAAAGGCAGAACAAGTTGCCCCCCATTCAGAGCGTCACTCCCGGGGTTCAGAGACGAGCTCCAGAGAAGTCACAGCCTCAACATTCTGTCAACACCAAGGAGAGAATCACGGTGTGTAACACagtatttgattatttatttgattgttgGAACAAGACAAATTCTCACGGTATACCATTTACTATTCTGAGTTACTTCTAACCATGTTCTCCCCATTACAAAACACTGacaactgaaaatgtaaactgTACCGCTGAAACTTGActtctgtttgatttaattaaatctcATACAAATGTTCCTTTACCCATAATACCACTTATTATTCTGTGCATCACCAGGCTCTTAATGAGGAAGCAGGCAAACTGCAGACTGTGATCAGCCAGACCCTGCAGGCTCTGAACTGCTGTACTGATGAGGAGCATGGACGAGGCTCGCTGGAGGAGGCTGAAGCTGAAAAACTACTGCTGGTGTCCTGTAAGTAGACCAcatggctgtttgtttgttcactcTTTTAGAATATATTTCTTCATCACTTGATTAAGTCTCTGGAACAACTAATGTAGATATCCCCACCATTTAATCAGCGTTTCCcacataattaattaaatctatGGCGGTAGCGTGG comes from the Hippoglossus stenolepis isolate QCI-W04-F060 chromosome 5, HSTE1.2, whole genome shotgun sequence genome and includes:
- the si:dkey-30c15.10 gene encoding uncharacterized protein si:dkey-30c15.10 isoform X2, encoding MEAGEENNASMKRQRTPLSDSEDNVFSPSDMKDGQKRRRLDAAGQENRSPKPSSSGRLAELGIKADTPMVPSVQSRVHQLTHRREEAPTAQRCFSDPGAGSPAANIHDKGFREHLLGQGEFSQRVERFKVPVLQIGLTPSPSSLSSRTRSNLVSDIHQKLQGTTTPSSKQASRIRQERDQEISQLHFQPISENAWLKRSSSDPSLAQQGRSTPGPSSPSSWVPRSGRRVHWPPMQPRDQDEGKAEKKDGSFSEAPTSAAENPSLNTTGQRSHYDSEAPVPVELKSSSEGQLQIKGKENTHQGEEVMKERDHKASVGNEEQLVSEESKTVLKLSFSEDQSFSKTCFSDDPKVSCDEDRLLESTCPHESNNEKTGEVSKATEQSRKESFSLEEDEKMDDDSLYNDEYIEPSTDEECRSWRYPQYKVCKEEESVMSEELQEDVCAEEKLELSGLEEEKGGSVADHSDPSEVQDSDCYLVDVSFEMASSSELQEDDESTPEEDSVADQCSLNREHVNMESDEECKEGAASGYTGISTTIQDQKDTEECTQEDDLCQQSEDILTIDIKEEHMDLESGLNSRGEQITSSPFADVAQKEIQTVYTEFQRTTEDAAQSKTKANVQPVDVAADDPASLTEVQVSEYSLKEEKDPEIEDERQGVLDGPAETHKAVGGESLKKVTFILEPELINDSALSEARTSEESRAETSMSDAELSSHDETNTNEIIDRMFDEVLEYAGRMEEERGNDEDPEYGDSGIGVCSGDKDKMDTESKKEKSKEEGEAKEECDESKELEGNGDELLTFPPSGILSPLSKSVEAWVTPLRLATSLESNPPSLLLTPEETLSPAVDSVPLYSIDAYRTQRQNKLPPIQSVTPGVQRRAPEKSQPQHSVNTKERITALNEEAGKLQTVISQTLQALNCCTDEEHGRGSLEEAEAEKLLLVSCEKRSALLVEVSRLREERNSETGGAAGEDKEYVSQQPCRGTVSITNIQLPLKFEFVCSSHSRTGRPSHFFFILIRYGPCNIIATPLATAADAQNGDTISFPTSVTLKDIRSSFEIDVEVYSLSHTSGSNCSVDRTTTKSRVTPRKLLNTITRSSNTLTSAAMPALNARRSSNFCLVGSHKITLASLGHSKFPLDKVPFLSPLEGNIYLRLDSQSHSNVQHQGFLTMFELVSGYGVWHRRYFVLEGYSMHYWNHPNDRETKQAEGSISLSSSPSQCVRPVKRDSCARPFTFELVSNLPHQQQDDSQEAFAKCWFSADTKQERSDWMEKLNQVLLDVHTWNRASATQTESQQSNTGSGNLRESIL
- the si:dkey-30c15.10 gene encoding uncharacterized protein si:dkey-30c15.10 isoform X4 codes for the protein MEAGEENNASMKRQRTPLSDSEDNVFSPSDMKDGQKRRRLDAAGQENRSPKPSSSGRLAELGIKADTPMVPSVQSRVHQLTHRREEAPTAQRCFSDPGAGSPAANIHDKGFREHLLGQGEFSQRVERFKVPVLQIGLTPSPSSLSSRTRSNLVSDIHQKLQGTTTPSSKQASRIRQERDQEISQLHFQPISENAWLKRSSSDPSLAQDEGKAEKKDGSFSEAPTSAAENPSLNTTGQRSHYDSEAPVPVELKSSSEGQLQIKGKENTHQGEEVMKERDHKASVGNEEQLVSEESKTVLKLSFSEDQSFSKTCFSDDPKVSCDEDRLLESTCPHESNNEKTGEVSKATEQSRKESFSLEEDEKMDDDSLYNDEYIEPSTDEECRSWRYPQYKVCKEEESVMSEELQEDVCAEEKLELSGLEEEKGGSVADHSDPSEVQDSDCYLVDVSFEMASSSELQEDDESTPEEDSVADQCSLNREHVNMESDEECKEGAASGYTGISTTIQDQKDTEECTQEDDLCQQSEDILTIDIKEEHMDLESGLNSRGEQITSSPFADVAQKEIQTVYTEFQRTTEDAAQSKTKANVQPVDVAADDPASLTEVQVSEYSLKEEKDPEIEDERQGVLDGPAETHKAVGGESLKKVTFILEPELINDSALSEARTSEESRAETSMSDAELSSHDETNTNEIIDRMFDEVLEYAGRMEEERGNDEDPEYGDSGIGVCSGDKDKMDTESKKEKSKEEGEAKEECDESKELEGNGDELLTFPPSGILSPLSKSVEAWVTPLRLATSLESNPPSLLLTPEETLSPAVDSVPLYSIDAYRTQRQNKLPPIQSVTPGVQRRAPEKSQPQHSVNTKERITALNEEAGKLQTVISQTLQALNCCTDEEHGRGSLEEAEAEKLLLVSCEKRSALLVEVSRLREERNSETGGAAGEDKEYVSQQPCRGTVSITNIQLPLKFEFVCSSHSRTGRPSHFFFILIRYGPCNIIATPLATAADAQNGDTISFPTSVTLKDIRSSFEIDVEVYSLSHTSGSNCSVDRTTTKSRVTPRKLLNTITRSSNTLTSAAMPALNARRSSNFCLVGSHKITLASLGHSKFPLDKMKLDGKIRRLLGDEFQEKVPFLSPLEGNIYLRLDSQSHSNVQHQGFLTMFELVSGYGVWHRRYFVLEGYSMHYWNHPNDRETKQAEGSISLSSSPSQCVRPVKRDSCARPFTFELVSNLPHQQQDDSQEAFAKCWFSADTKQERSDWMEKLNQVLLDVHTWNRASATQTESQQSNTGSGNLRESIL
- the si:dkey-30c15.10 gene encoding uncharacterized protein si:dkey-30c15.10 isoform X1 translates to MEAGEENNASMKRQRTPLSDSEDNVFSPSDMKDGQKRRRLDAAGQENRSPKPSSSGRLAELGIKADTPMVPSVQSRVHQLTHRREEAPTAQRCFSDPGAGSPAANIHDKGFREHLLGQGEFSQRVERFKVPVLQIGLTPSPSSLSSRTRSNLVSDIHQKLQGTTTPSSKQASRIRQERDQEISQLHFQPISENAWLKRSSSDPSLAQQGRSTPGPSSPSSWVPRSGRRVHWPPMQPRDQDEGKAEKKDGSFSEAPTSAAENPSLNTTGQRSHYDSEAPVPVELKSSSEGQLQIKGKENTHQGEEVMKERDHKASVGNEEQLVSEESKTVLKLSFSEDQSFSKTCFSDDPKVSCDEDRLLESTCPHESNNEKTGEVSKATEQSRKESFSLEEDEKMDDDSLYNDEYIEPSTDEECRSWRYPQYKVCKEEESVMSEELQEDVCAEEKLELSGLEEEKGGSVADHSDPSEVQDSDCYLVDVSFEMASSSELQEDDESTPEEDSVADQCSLNREHVNMESDEECKEGAASGYTGISTTIQDQKDTEECTQEDDLCQQSEDILTIDIKEEHMDLESGLNSRGEQITSSPFADVAQKEIQTVYTEFQRTTEDAAQSKTKANVQPVDVAADDPASLTEVQVSEYSLKEEKDPEIEDERQGVLDGPAETHKAVGGESLKKVTFILEPELINDSALSEARTSEESRAETSMSDAELSSHDETNTNEIIDRMFDEVLEYAGRMEEERGNDEDPEYGDSGIGVCSGDKDKMDTESKKEKSKEEGEAKEECDESKELEGNGDELLTFPPSGILSPLSKSVEAWVTPLRLATSLESNPPSLLLTPEETLSPAVDSVPLYSIDAYRTQRQNKLPPIQSVTPGVQRRAPEKSQPQHSVNTKERITALNEEAGKLQTVISQTLQALNCCTDEEHGRGSLEEAEAEKLLLVSCEKRSALLVEVSRLREERNSETGGAAGEDKEYVSQQPCRGTVSITNIQLPLKFEFVCSSHSRTGRPSHFFFILIRYGPCNIIATPLATAADAQNGDTISFPTSVTLKDIRSSFEIDVEVYSLSHTSGSNCSVDRTTTKSRVTPRKLLNTITRSSNTLTSAAMPALNARRSSNFCLVGSHKITLASLGHSKFPLDKMKLDGKIRRLLGDEFQEKVPFLSPLEGNIYLRLDSQSHSNVQHQGFLTMFELVSGYGVWHRRYFVLEGYSMHYWNHPNDRETKQAEGSISLSSSPSQCVRPVKRDSCARPFTFELVSNLPHQQQDDSQEAFAKCWFSADTKQERSDWMEKLNQVLLDVHTWNRASATQTESQQSNTGSGNLRESIL
- the si:dkey-30c15.10 gene encoding uncharacterized protein si:dkey-30c15.10 isoform X3; translated protein: MEAGEENNASMKRQRTPLSDSEDNVFSPSDMKDGQKRRRLDAAGQENRSPKPSSSGRLAELGIKADTPMVPSVQSRVHQLTHRREEAPTAQRCFSDPGAGSPAANIHDKGFREHLLGQGEFSQRVERFKVPVLQIGLTPSPSSLSSRTRSNLVSDIHQKLQGTTTPSSKQASRIRQERDQEISQLHFQPISENAWLKRSSSDPSLAQQDEGKAEKKDGSFSEAPTSAAENPSLNTTGQRSHYDSEAPVPVELKSSSEGQLQIKGKENTHQGEEVMKERDHKASVGNEEQLVSEESKTVLKLSFSEDQSFSKTCFSDDPKVSCDEDRLLESTCPHESNNEKTGEVSKATEQSRKESFSLEEDEKMDDDSLYNDEYIEPSTDEECRSWRYPQYKVCKEEESVMSEELQEDVCAEEKLELSGLEEEKGGSVADHSDPSEVQDSDCYLVDVSFEMASSSELQEDDESTPEEDSVADQCSLNREHVNMESDEECKEGAASGYTGISTTIQDQKDTEECTQEDDLCQQSEDILTIDIKEEHMDLESGLNSRGEQITSSPFADVAQKEIQTVYTEFQRTTEDAAQSKTKANVQPVDVAADDPASLTEVQVSEYSLKEEKDPEIEDERQGVLDGPAETHKAVGGESLKKVTFILEPELINDSALSEARTSEESRAETSMSDAELSSHDETNTNEIIDRMFDEVLEYAGRMEEERGNDEDPEYGDSGIGVCSGDKDKMDTESKKEKSKEEGEAKEECDESKELEGNGDELLTFPPSGILSPLSKSVEAWVTPLRLATSLESNPPSLLLTPEETLSPAVDSVPLYSIDAYRTQRQNKLPPIQSVTPGVQRRAPEKSQPQHSVNTKERITALNEEAGKLQTVISQTLQALNCCTDEEHGRGSLEEAEAEKLLLVSCEKRSALLVEVSRLREERNSETGGAAGEDKEYVSQQPCRGTVSITNIQLPLKFEFVCSSHSRTGRPSHFFFILIRYGPCNIIATPLATAADAQNGDTISFPTSVTLKDIRSSFEIDVEVYSLSHTSGSNCSVDRTTTKSRVTPRKLLNTITRSSNTLTSAAMPALNARRSSNFCLVGSHKITLASLGHSKFPLDKMKLDGKIRRLLGDEFQEKVPFLSPLEGNIYLRLDSQSHSNVQHQGFLTMFELVSGYGVWHRRYFVLEGYSMHYWNHPNDRETKQAEGSISLSSSPSQCVRPVKRDSCARPFTFELVSNLPHQQQDDSQEAFAKCWFSADTKQERSDWMEKLNQVLLDVHTWNRASATQTESQQSNTGSGNLRESIL